A genome region from Paracoccus stylophorae includes the following:
- a CDS encoding DUF3772 domain-containing protein produces the protein MIRAFLTVLLTVLLLVAAPLAAQEGGGLDYQAWEKVATQAEEVTDNDDDPATDEQLAITRAALVDWRSRFQQAQNTNSGRIATVKEQLEAIGPAPAEGETEDPDVAARRAELQQQLTTLQAPRLKAVEAFSRADGLIKQIDEITTDRQAVELARASPSPLAPTSWVAAANAALELAEGVGAEVAQLADGSVWAQVRSRILPILAYLVAAVVLLTYGRSWVQSLPSRLSARASQHSRAVVVFITSLGQIVLPMIGIYLGIRAAKETGLAGEWTLPFLNALPAAGVILFGGGWLARQLFPVRSINYDTLDMEERPRGKARRLVITLSVIFAVHHILARGVLPLSGLYERVGDQVARVPLDIEEGAVSVWHFILLLLAGIALFRLGKALRTLNHRGQGANLTYRHKTLAVAGMLTRVVVVFAVLMGAVGMINFANMLMWPWALTLALIGLLILLQDFIADLFDMVMRGQEGARDGLAPLLIGFALVILSIPLFMVIWGARRTDLAEYWTSFSRGFSISGITISPGGVLTFLIVFAVGYMATRAVQGALRTSVLPKTKLDPGGQNAVVSGLGYVGIFLAGLLAITSAGIDLSSLAFIAGALGVGIGFGMQNIVSNFVSGIILLIERPISVGDWISAGGQQGIVKRISVRSTQVETFDKTEVIVPNSDLITQPVTNWTRHNQTGRIIIPVGIAYGSDTRRVERILQEIIEDQPIVTIDPPPAVLFRGFGADSLDFEIRAVLSDVGAGLGVTSEVCHQIAERFAKEGIEIPFAQRDIWLRNPETLRGNGAADSDTAREPAAIQQQPAQTPDKDPRIAFDDADGAAAGPDSGGGDR, from the coding sequence ATGATACGCGCATTTCTGACCGTCCTGCTGACGGTGCTTCTGCTTGTCGCCGCGCCTCTGGCCGCGCAAGAGGGGGGCGGGCTGGATTATCAGGCATGGGAAAAGGTCGCGACGCAGGCCGAAGAGGTCACCGACAACGACGACGACCCCGCCACGGACGAACAGCTGGCCATCACCCGCGCCGCCCTTGTCGACTGGCGCAGCAGGTTTCAGCAGGCGCAGAACACCAATTCCGGCCGGATCGCGACCGTCAAGGAACAGCTTGAGGCAATCGGCCCGGCCCCCGCCGAGGGCGAGACCGAAGACCCCGACGTGGCTGCGCGGCGGGCCGAATTGCAGCAGCAGCTGACCACGCTTCAGGCGCCGCGCCTGAAGGCGGTCGAGGCGTTCAGCCGCGCCGACGGGCTGATCAAGCAGATCGACGAGATCACCACCGACAGGCAGGCGGTCGAACTTGCCCGCGCCTCTCCCTCGCCCCTGGCGCCGACGAGCTGGGTCGCGGCCGCGAATGCCGCGCTGGAACTGGCCGAAGGCGTGGGGGCCGAGGTCGCGCAGCTTGCCGACGGATCGGTCTGGGCGCAGGTGAGATCGCGCATCCTGCCGATCCTGGCCTATCTGGTCGCCGCCGTCGTGCTGCTGACCTATGGCCGGTCATGGGTGCAGTCGCTGCCCTCGCGGCTGTCGGCGCGTGCGTCCCAGCATTCGCGCGCCGTCGTGGTGTTCATCACCTCGCTTGGGCAGATCGTGCTGCCGATGATCGGGATCTATCTGGGCATCCGGGCCGCGAAGGAAACCGGACTGGCCGGCGAATGGACGCTGCCTTTCCTCAACGCGCTGCCTGCGGCGGGGGTGATCCTGTTCGGCGGCGGCTGGCTGGCGCGCCAGCTGTTTCCGGTGCGGTCGATCAATTACGACACGCTGGACATGGAAGAGCGGCCGCGCGGCAAGGCGCGCCGTCTGGTCATCACCCTTTCGGTCATCTTTGCCGTCCATCACATTCTGGCGCGCGGCGTCCTGCCGCTGTCGGGCCTGTATGAGCGGGTCGGAGATCAGGTTGCGCGCGTCCCGTTGGACATCGAAGAAGGCGCAGTCTCGGTCTGGCATTTCATCCTGCTGCTGCTGGCCGGGATCGCGCTGTTCCGGCTGGGCAAGGCGCTGCGCACGCTGAACCATCGCGGCCAGGGCGCAAACCTGACCTATCGTCACAAGACGCTGGCCGTGGCCGGGATGCTGACGCGTGTCGTCGTCGTCTTCGCGGTGCTGATGGGCGCGGTCGGCATGATCAACTTTGCCAACATGCTGATGTGGCCCTGGGCGCTGACGCTGGCGCTGATCGGCCTTCTGATCCTGTTGCAGGATTTCATCGCCGATCTGTTCGACATGGTCATGCGCGGCCAAGAGGGGGCGCGCGACGGGCTGGCGCCGCTGCTGATCGGGTTTGCGCTGGTCATCCTGTCGATCCCGCTGTTCATGGTGATCTGGGGCGCGCGCCGCACCGATCTGGCCGAATACTGGACCTCGTTCTCGCGCGGGTTCAGCATCAGCGGCATCACCATCTCGCCCGGCGGCGTGCTGACATTCCTGATCGTCTTCGCGGTGGGCTATATGGCGACGCGGGCGGTGCAGGGCGCGCTGCGCACATCGGTCCTGCCCAAGACCAAGCTGGATCCCGGCGGGCAGAACGCCGTCGTGTCGGGGCTGGGCTATGTCGGGATCTTTCTGGCCGGGCTGCTGGCGATCACCTCGGCCGGGATCGATCTGTCCTCGCTGGCCTTCATCGCCGGTGCCCTGGGCGTCGGCATCGGTTTCGGCATGCAGAACATCGTGTCGAACTTCGTCTCGGGCATCATCCTGCTGATCGAACGGCCGATCAGCGTCGGCGACTGGATCAGCGCGGGCGGACAGCAGGGCATCGTCAAGCGCATCTCGGTGCGCTCCACCCAGGTCGAGACCTTCGACAAGACCGAGGTGATCGTTCCCAACAGCGACCTGATCACGCAGCCGGTGACCAACTGGACGCGGCACAACCAGACCGGCCGGATCATCATCCCGGTGGGCATCGCCTATGGCAGCGACACGCGCCGGGTCGAACGCATCCTGCAAGAGATCATCGAGGATCAGCCCATCGTCACCATCGACCCGCCGCCCGCGGTCCTGTTCCGCGGCTTTGGCGCCGACAGCCTGGATTTCGAGATTCGGGCGGTCCTGTCCGATGTCGGCGCCGGTCTGGGCGTCACGTCCGAGGTCTGCCACCAGATCGCCGAACGCTTCGCGAAAGAGGGGATCGAAATTCCCTTCGCGCAGCGCGATATCTGGCTGCGCAACCCCGAAACGCTGCGCGGCAACGGGGCAGCCGACAGCGACACGGCGCGCGAACCTGCTGCGATTCAGCAGCAGCCGGCCCAGACGCCGGACAAGGACCCAAGGATTGCCTTCGACGATGCCGACGGCGCAGCGGCCGGGCCCGACAGCGGCGGCGGCGACCGCTGA
- a CDS encoding cysteine synthase A: MRNCSDLSDAIGNTPLIRLNRASDDTGCEILGKAEFMNPGQSVKDRAALYIIRDAVARGELRPGGTIVEGTAGNTGIGLALVGASMGFRSVIVIPETQSQEKKDMLRLAGATLVEVPAAPYKNPNNYVRYSGRLAEALAASEPNGAIWANQFDNTANRQAHLETTGPEIWDQTKGKVDGFVCAVGSGGTLAGVAMALQPRGVRIGLADPEGAALYSFYTTGEFESPGSSITEGIGQGRITANLEGFTPDMAWRIPDDEALPIIFDLLEHEGLCLGGSSGINVAGAIRMAREMGPGHTIVTILCDYGNRYQTKLFNPDFLRAKGLPVPGWMTRETPDLPEVFED; the protein is encoded by the coding sequence ATGCGAAACTGTTCTGATCTGTCCGATGCGATCGGCAACACGCCGCTGATACGGCTGAACCGGGCCAGCGACGACACCGGGTGCGAGATTCTGGGCAAGGCCGAATTTATGAATCCCGGCCAGTCGGTCAAGGATCGGGCCGCGCTGTATATCATCCGCGACGCCGTGGCGCGCGGCGAGTTGCGCCCCGGCGGCACCATCGTCGAGGGGACGGCGGGCAATACCGGCATCGGCCTGGCGCTGGTCGGGGCGTCGATGGGGTTCCGGTCGGTCATCGTCATCCCCGAAACGCAGAGCCAGGAAAAGAAGGACATGCTGCGGCTGGCCGGTGCGACCCTGGTCGAGGTGCCGGCGGCGCCCTACAAGAACCCCAACAACTATGTCCGCTATTCCGGGCGGCTGGCCGAGGCGCTGGCCGCGTCCGAACCGAACGGCGCGATCTGGGCCAACCAGTTTGACAACACCGCCAACCGGCAGGCGCATCTGGAAACCACCGGCCCCGAGATCTGGGACCAGACCAAGGGCAAGGTGGACGGCTTCGTCTGCGCCGTGGGGTCCGGCGGCACGCTGGCCGGGGTCGCGATGGCCCTGCAGCCGCGCGGCGTCAGGATCGGGCTGGCCGACCCCGAGGGGGCGGCGCTGTATTCGTTCTACACCACCGGCGAATTCGAGAGCCCCGGCAGTTCGATCACCGAAGGGATCGGGCAGGGCCGCATCACCGCCAATCTGGAAGGGTTCACCCCCGACATGGCGTGGCGCATCCCTGACGACGAGGCGCTGCCGATCATCTTCGATCTGCTGGAACACGAGGGGCTTTGCCTTGGCGGATCGTCAGGCATCAACGTCGCCGGCGCGATCCGCATGGCGCGCGAGATGGGGCCGGGCCACACCATCGTCACCATCCTGTGCGATTACGGCAACCGCTATCAGACGAAACTGTTCAATCCCGATTTCCTGCGCGCCAAGGGACTGCCCGTTCCCGGCTGGATGACGCGCGAAACCCCCGATCTGCCCGAAGTCTTCGAGGACTGA
- a CDS encoding NUDIX domain-containing protein — protein MTGTVRLLGPLADPRMRTALGLAPGTATEPVAGRLIGGMRAGIEAGTWPVLAEGAGEVAAIRVATTPAFRRYAAVMGLKAVDADDGGPPLMGLQAQSDESGTWSATDWPGDLAAAIAHEVLAAPDRLDAEQVAARLPMIGVWAHSRLRAAASPPSGGELVARRGADDVRLHGRQEPYSGYFAVDVWKMSHRTHAGGFTPTVRREGFVMGDAVVVLPWDPVRDRLLVIEQFRVGPAFRRDPRPWLLEAIAGRIDAGEGIEDAARREAQEEAGLKLGRLFPAIHHYPTPGAVTEYLYLYVGIADLPDGSAGVHGLETETEDIRGHLVGRADLVRMVLDGQITNGPLAMLVLWLEHRREGLLRELAGS, from the coding sequence GTGACCGGCACGGTCCGGCTGCTCGGTCCGCTGGCCGATCCCCGGATGCGGACCGCACTTGGGCTTGCGCCGGGGACTGCGACCGAGCCGGTGGCGGGCAGGCTGATCGGCGGCATGCGTGCCGGGATCGAGGCCGGGACCTGGCCGGTGCTGGCAGAGGGCGCGGGCGAGGTCGCGGCGATCCGTGTCGCGACGACGCCGGCGTTCCGGCGCTATGCGGCGGTGATGGGGCTTAAGGCGGTTGATGCTGACGATGGCGGCCCGCCGCTGATGGGGCTTCAGGCGCAGTCAGATGAAAGCGGAACGTGGTCGGCCACCGACTGGCCCGGCGATCTGGCCGCCGCCATCGCGCACGAGGTTCTGGCCGCGCCCGATCGGCTGGATGCGGAACAGGTCGCGGCGCGGTTGCCGATGATCGGCGTGTGGGCGCACAGCCGGCTGCGCGCGGCCGCCAGCCCGCCTTCGGGCGGCGAACTGGTGGCGCGACGCGGTGCGGACGATGTCCGGCTGCACGGCCGGCAGGAACCCTATTCCGGCTATTTCGCCGTCGATGTCTGGAAGATGTCGCATCGCACCCATGCGGGCGGCTTTACCCCGACCGTCCGGCGCGAGGGATTCGTGATGGGCGATGCCGTGGTCGTGCTGCCATGGGACCCGGTGCGCGACCGTCTGCTGGTGATCGAACAGTTCCGCGTCGGTCCCGCCTTCCGCCGCGATCCCCGGCCCTGGCTGCTGGAGGCGATCGCCGGACGCATCGATGCGGGCGAGGGGATCGAGGATGCGGCGCGGCGCGAGGCGCAGGAAGAGGCGGGGCTGAAACTGGGCCGCCTGTTTCCCGCGATCCATCACTATCCCACCCCCGGCGCGGTGACCGAATATCTTTACCTTTATGTGGGCATCGCCGATCTGCCCGACGGCAGCGCGGGCGTTCACGGCCTTGAGACCGAGACCGAGGATATTCGGGGTCATCTGGTCGGGCGCGCGGATCTGGTGCGGATGGTGCTGGACGGGCAGATCACCAACGGGCCGCTGGCGATGCTGGTCCTGTGGCTGGAACACCGGCGCGAGGGGCTGTTGCGGGAACTGGCAGGATCGTGA
- a CDS encoding DUF2059 domain-containing protein — translation MFRTLCLIAALLVAGAPQAQQPAPPQVMSEDAGDRAAQAARLWQVMDMDALMPILRQEALIEARAMQDEMFQNGGAGGWLDKVARIHDPARLEALFKDGIRRNLPATPDPRLEAALDFYRTGLGQRLIGLETSARQAMLDPETEAQARERFSAAASRADPRVRDIARLIETADLLGPNVAGGMNAAIAFSRGFADAGGFDMNMSEEQMLADAWAQEPAIRAETLGWLEAYLMLAYSPLNDAELQIYIAFAGSDEGRALSALLFAGFDALFLKTSRDLGVAAAAQMQGRAL, via the coding sequence ATGTTCCGAACCCTCTGCCTGATCGCGGCGCTGCTGGTCGCCGGCGCGCCCCAGGCGCAGCAGCCCGCGCCGCCGCAGGTTATGTCCGAAGACGCCGGGGACCGGGCCGCGCAGGCCGCGCGGCTGTGGCAGGTGATGGACATGGATGCGCTGATGCCGATCCTGCGTCAGGAGGCGCTGATCGAGGCGCGCGCCATGCAGGACGAGATGTTCCAGAACGGCGGCGCGGGCGGCTGGCTGGACAAGGTGGCGCGGATCCACGATCCGGCCCGGCTTGAGGCGTTGTTCAAGGACGGCATCCGGCGCAACCTGCCCGCGACCCCGGACCCGCGGCTGGAGGCGGCGCTGGATTTCTATCGCACCGGGCTGGGACAAAGGCTGATCGGGCTTGAGACCAGCGCGCGACAGGCGATGCTGGATCCCGAGACCGAGGCGCAGGCGCGCGAACGCTTTTCCGCGGCGGCCAGCCGCGCCGATCCGCGCGTGCGCGACATCGCGCGGCTGATCGAGACGGCCGATCTGCTTGGCCCCAACGTGGCCGGCGGCATGAACGCCGCGATCGCCTTTTCGCGCGGCTTTGCCGATGCCGGCGGGTTCGACATGAACATGAGCGAGGAGCAGATGCTGGCCGATGCCTGGGCGCAGGAACCCGCCATCCGGGCCGAGACTCTGGGCTGGCTGGAGGCGTATCTGATGCTGGCCTATTCGCCGCTGAACGACGCCGAATTGCAGATCTACATCGCCTTTGCCGGCTCGGACGAGGGCAGGGCGCTGTCGGCGCTGCTGTTTGCGGGCTTCGATGCGCTGTTTCTGAAAACCTCGCGCGATCTGGGGGTCGCCGCCGCCGCGCAGATGCAGGGGCGCGCGCTGTGA
- a CDS encoding DsbE family thiol:disulfide interchange protein — MSSKDNQEKRRRRGRLLALLPLAVFGLLGAAFYWGLWNNDDRLPSTLIGKPIPEFALPPIEGRQDGLASANLQGQVSLVNVWASWCVPCRTENPLLVDLAEAGTVPIYGINYKDDAEEALGFLDELGDPFTRIGADRSGRVAIDWGVYGVPETYIIDAEGRIAYKHVGPFDQASLEEDILPVVRRLQAESDP, encoded by the coding sequence ATGAGTTCGAAGGATAACCAGGAAAAGCGGCGGCGGAGGGGGCGGCTGCTTGCGCTCTTGCCACTGGCGGTGTTCGGCCTGCTGGGTGCGGCCTTCTATTGGGGCCTCTGGAACAACGACGACCGGTTGCCCTCGACGCTGATCGGGAAACCGATCCCGGAGTTCGCGCTCCCGCCCATCGAAGGGCGGCAGGACGGCCTAGCGTCGGCGAACCTGCAAGGCCAGGTTTCTCTCGTCAATGTCTGGGCGTCGTGGTGCGTCCCCTGCCGCACGGAGAACCCGCTTCTCGTCGACCTGGCCGAAGCGGGCACCGTTCCGATCTACGGTATCAACTACAAGGACGATGCCGAGGAAGCGCTGGGTTTCCTCGACGAGCTCGGCGATCCCTTTACCCGCATCGGCGCGGACCGATCAGGCCGCGTTGCGATAGACTGGGGCGTCTATGGAGTGCCGGAAACATACATAATCGATGCCGAGGGGCGCATTGCATACAAGCATGTCGGCCCCTTTGATCAGGCCTCGCTTGAGGAGGACATTCTGCCGGTCGTGCGCCGGTTGCAGGCGGAGAGCGACCCGTGA
- a CDS encoding TlpA disulfide reductase family protein, which produces MLLNIWATWCPPCREEMPTLDALQARLGGSDFHVLPLSIDRAGLEPVRRFYRETGIRNLDLYIAEDTRAMLAWAVVGLPTTILIDRIGRERGRLAGPAEWNSPEAVAQISALIDERKQ; this is translated from the coding sequence GTGCTTCTGAACATTTGGGCGACCTGGTGCCCGCCTTGTCGCGAGGAGATGCCGACGCTCGACGCGCTGCAAGCGCGCCTCGGCGGATCGGATTTTCATGTTCTGCCGCTGTCGATCGATCGGGCCGGTCTCGAACCTGTGCGCCGCTTCTACCGAGAGACCGGCATTCGCAACCTCGATCTCTATATCGCGGAGGATACGCGCGCGATGCTGGCCTGGGCCGTGGTGGGCCTGCCGACAACGATTCTGATCGACCGCATTGGGCGCGAGCGCGGGCGCCTCGCAGGCCCGGCCGAATGGAACAGCCCCGAAGCCGTTGCGCAGATAAGCGCTCTTATTGACGAACGTAAGCAATAG
- a CDS encoding cytochrome c biogenesis CcdA family protein, translating into MAALLAGAVSFLSPCVLPLVPGYVSYVAGRTVTGSAAPSKGRAVWLSFCFVLGFSTIFIALGASATALGQALLQWRYELNLVGGAIVILFGLFMIGAARLSAMERDLRFHLDLPGGQPVASYVLGLAFGFGWTPCIGPILGAILTASATSATIGEGVALLAVYSAGLGIPFLVVAGFTDSIAGRLRGIGRWGRRLHQAAGGVMILMGLAMMTGRLSALAYWLLDTFPVLARIG; encoded by the coding sequence ATGGCGGCATTGCTGGCCGGTGCCGTTTCCTTTCTGTCGCCCTGCGTGCTGCCGCTCGTGCCCGGCTACGTATCCTACGTTGCCGGACGTACGGTCACCGGCAGTGCAGCGCCTTCGAAGGGGCGGGCCGTCTGGCTCAGCTTCTGTTTCGTCCTTGGCTTCTCCACGATATTTATCGCGCTTGGGGCCTCTGCCACCGCGCTCGGTCAGGCGCTGCTGCAGTGGCGCTACGAACTCAACCTCGTCGGCGGCGCGATCGTGATCCTGTTCGGTCTGTTCATGATCGGGGCAGCGCGCCTGTCGGCCATGGAGCGCGACCTGCGTTTTCATCTCGACCTGCCGGGCGGGCAACCGGTCGCCTCCTACGTGCTCGGACTCGCCTTCGGTTTCGGCTGGACACCGTGCATCGGGCCGATCCTCGGCGCCATCCTAACCGCCAGCGCGACAAGCGCGACGATTGGCGAGGGCGTCGCATTGCTTGCCGTCTACTCGGCCGGCCTTGGGATCCCGTTTCTGGTCGTCGCGGGGTTCACCGACAGTATTGCCGGCAGGCTGCGCGGCATCGGTCGTTGGGGTCGCCGCCTGCATCAGGCTGCGGGCGGCGTCATGATCCTGATGGGCCTGGCGATGATGACCGGGCGGTTGAGCGCACTGGCCTACTGGCTGCTGGACACCTTCCCTGTCCTTGCGCGGATCGGGTGA
- a CDS encoding class I SAM-dependent methyltransferase translates to MRLYEKHILPRLTHLAMGQDQLLPYRRRAVSGLHGRVLEIGIGSGLNLALYPEAVRQIIGVDPSPELLSRAAQTSHGLMPAAEIIEGVAEALPLEDRSVDCVVATWALCSVSEPEKALAEIRRVLKPDGIFRFVEHGLAPEPGVRRWQRWLTPVWKHCAGNCHLDRPTAGLIETSGFRMERLDTGYATGPKPLVFMYEGQARLY, encoded by the coding sequence ATGCGACTGTACGAGAAACATATCCTCCCTCGGCTGACGCATCTGGCGATGGGCCAGGATCAACTTCTTCCCTACCGGCGCCGCGCCGTCTCCGGGCTGCATGGACGTGTGCTGGAGATCGGGATCGGCTCGGGCCTGAACCTTGCGCTCTACCCCGAGGCCGTGCGTCAGATCATCGGTGTTGACCCGTCGCCCGAACTCCTCTCTCGGGCCGCGCAAACCTCCCATGGCCTGATGCCCGCGGCCGAGATCATCGAGGGCGTGGCCGAAGCATTGCCGCTGGAGGATCGCAGCGTCGACTGCGTCGTCGCCACCTGGGCGCTCTGCAGCGTGTCGGAGCCGGAGAAGGCGCTCGCCGAGATCCGGCGCGTTCTCAAGCCGGACGGCATCTTCCGCTTCGTCGAGCATGGTTTGGCGCCGGAGCCCGGTGTCCGGCGCTGGCAGCGCTGGCTCACGCCCGTCTGGAAACACTGCGCCGGGAACTGTCACCTTGACCGTCCAACGGCCGGCTTGATCGAGACAAGCGGCTTCCGAATGGAGCGGCTCGACACCGGCTACGCGACAGGTCCGAAGCCCTTGGTTTTCATGTATGAGGGGCAAGCTCGCCTCTACTAA
- a CDS encoding cation diffusion facilitator family transporter, with product MSSQQDNRQANLTRGIRVEIASLVYNIIEVVVSVTVGLLTGSAALVSWGLDSTVEATSAATLIWRLKGEKDGAEKRTVLHRKKVALYVVACAFWIVVAAILYEAVSAFLSQKAPGFNWWGIAILGASLVVNPFLAWGKYRYGKRLDAPALKYDAKDTMICQYQTIVVLAGIGLTQWMGWWWADPVAALLIVPYVAWEAFEATKDARSVDPDDAEATADA from the coding sequence ATGAGTAGTCAGCAAGATAACCGGCAGGCCAATCTGACGCGCGGCATCCGCGTCGAGATCGCCAGCCTCGTCTACAACATCATCGAGGTCGTCGTATCCGTCACCGTGGGACTTCTGACCGGCAGCGCGGCACTGGTAAGCTGGGGTCTCGACAGCACGGTCGAGGCCACCTCGGCCGCGACACTGATCTGGCGCTTGAAGGGGGAGAAAGACGGTGCCGAAAAGCGCACGGTCCTGCACCGCAAGAAGGTCGCGCTCTACGTGGTTGCCTGTGCCTTCTGGATCGTTGTCGCGGCGATCCTCTACGAGGCGGTCTCCGCCTTCCTCTCGCAGAAGGCGCCGGGCTTCAACTGGTGGGGTATCGCGATCCTGGGTGCTTCGCTCGTGGTCAACCCGTTCCTCGCCTGGGGCAAGTATCGCTATGGCAAACGGCTCGATGCGCCCGCCCTGAAGTACGATGCCAAGGACACCATGATCTGCCAGTATCAGACAATCGTGGTGTTGGCCGGGATCGGTCTGACGCAATGGATGGGCTGGTGGTGGGCCGATCCGGTCGCGGCGCTTCTGATCGTGCCCTACGTTGCGTGGGAGGCGTTCGAGGCCACCAAGGATGCGCGGTCGGTCGATCCGGACGACGCCGAAGCTACTGCCGACGCCTGA
- a CDS encoding cytochrome P450 → MSSIPSAKGIDSTLALLRNPYGFIPDTCRDLEGDLFETRILLQKTICMTGAAAAEVFYSEDGLVRAGSMPKRIQKTLLGEKGIQGLDGEAHRHRKRMFISLMASERIEALENRTRDLLDRYARDWQAAEKVVLYDEVREILTRAACAWSGVPLPEAEVETRTAQMTALFQDAGAVGWKHWGARLARHRAERWAAGIIERVRDGSLRPAQESAAHIVATWRDLNGELLTSKVAAVELLNVVRPIVAVSAFIAQAAHALHRNPEWRQKLKDDEGQLEPFVQEVRRLYPFFPAVAARVKSDFEWRGYRFTKGHRVLLDLYGTNTDARSWDAPQEFRPERFHDREVTPYDFIPQGGGDHHRNHRCPGEWIAISQMKAFCSFLVNAIDYEVPDQDLDLETGELPPMPKSRFIMRNVRRRQ, encoded by the coding sequence ATGTCCAGCATTCCATCCGCAAAGGGCATCGACAGCACGCTCGCCCTGCTGCGCAACCCATATGGATTCATTCCGGACACATGCCGCGATCTTGAAGGCGACCTGTTCGAGACCCGCATCCTGTTGCAGAAGACGATCTGCATGACCGGTGCCGCAGCAGCCGAGGTCTTCTATTCCGAAGATGGGCTCGTGCGCGCGGGCTCGATGCCGAAGCGTATCCAGAAAACCCTGCTCGGCGAAAAGGGCATCCAGGGGCTCGATGGCGAGGCCCACCGTCATCGCAAGCGGATGTTCATATCACTCATGGCGTCGGAGCGGATCGAAGCTCTCGAAAACAGGACGCGGGATTTGTTGGACCGCTACGCACGGGACTGGCAAGCGGCGGAGAAGGTCGTTCTCTACGACGAAGTGCGCGAAATCCTCACCAGAGCCGCCTGTGCCTGGTCGGGCGTGCCGCTTCCCGAAGCGGAGGTCGAGACGCGGACGGCGCAGATGACGGCGTTATTCCAGGACGCCGGGGCGGTCGGCTGGAAGCACTGGGGCGCGCGTCTGGCGCGGCATCGCGCGGAGCGTTGGGCGGCCGGCATCATCGAGCGGGTGCGCGACGGAAGCCTCCGGCCGGCACAGGAAAGCGCTGCCCATATCGTCGCGACCTGGCGTGATCTGAACGGGGAGCTGCTGACCTCCAAGGTTGCCGCCGTGGAGCTTCTGAACGTGGTACGCCCGATCGTCGCGGTCTCTGCGTTCATCGCCCAGGCGGCGCATGCCCTGCATCGGAATCCCGAGTGGCGGCAAAAGCTGAAGGATGACGAGGGACAGCTCGAACCTTTCGTGCAAGAGGTCCGCCGTCTGTATCCGTTCTTTCCCGCGGTCGCGGCACGGGTGAAGAGCGATTTCGAGTGGCGCGGATATCGCTTTACCAAAGGACACCGGGTTCTGCTCGACCTCTACGGTACGAATACCGACGCTCGCTCGTGGGACGCGCCGCAAGAGTTCCGGCCCGAGCGGTTTCACGATCGGGAGGTCACCCCCTACGACTTCATTCCGCAGGGCGGTGGTGATCACCACAGGAACCACCGTTGTCCGGGCGAGTGGATCGCGATCAGCCAGATGAAGGCGTTTTGCAGTTTCTTGGTGAACGCCATCGACTACGAAGTGCCGGATCAGGATCTGGATCTGGAAACCGGAGAACTGCCGCCCATGCCTAAATCCCGGTTCATCATGCGCAACGTCAGGCGTCGGCAGTAG
- the lspA gene encoding signal peptidase II, whose amino-acid sequence MNSRVLGGLCAIAALGLDQGTKALALSTPALESGVEVLPFLNLVRVLNDGVSFGILGGVVPWWGLIALAGVIVGWLLIWLWRAPDRLTGAALGLIIGGALGNVLDRLRYQAVPDFLDFHYGSYHWPSFNLADVAIFCGAALLFWDSFRSAKNKPERNHREENVTGK is encoded by the coding sequence ATGAATAGCCGCGTTCTGGGCGGGCTCTGCGCGATCGCAGCGCTTGGTCTCGATCAGGGCACCAAGGCGCTTGCCCTTAGCACACCGGCGCTTGAGAGCGGGGTCGAGGTTTTACCCTTTCTGAACCTCGTGCGGGTTCTGAACGATGGGGTCAGCTTCGGTATACTCGGCGGGGTCGTACCGTGGTGGGGCCTCATCGCGCTTGCTGGCGTGATCGTTGGATGGCTGTTGATCTGGTTGTGGCGCGCGCCGGACAGGCTGACGGGTGCGGCCCTCGGTCTGATCATCGGAGGCGCGCTCGGAAATGTCCTCGACCGCCTGCGCTATCAGGCCGTCCCGGACTTTCTGGATTTCCATTACGGATCATACCACTGGCCGTCCTTCAATCTCGCGGATGTGGCGATTTTCTGCGGTGCGGCCCTGCTGTTCTGGGACAGCTTCCGCTCGGCGAAGAACAAGCCCGAACGTAACCACCGAGAAGAAAACGTTACGGGGAAATAA